A segment of the Serratia fonticola genome:
AACATTAGCGCTTCCACCACCAATGGGAATCCACGCACCAGACGCAGTGACACAGGCAAACGCGTTTGCATTGGCCGAGTACCCCATGAAGAGAACTACTGCGACCAAATATTTTAAGAGTGCATTAATTAAATCTTTCATATGATATCCGCCATCAGGAGTACGTATAAGTCACATTGATCAGCGATTGAATAGAACCTTGAGTTACATTGCCGCTGGGGGTAATCGCTCTCACCTGCAGCACAAAGCTGACTGACTGTGATAAATCGTTCACTGAAATAATCTTGCTACTACCGTTTGGCAAATTAACACCGTCGCTATCTGTAAGTTGCAGAAAAATATTGCCAGCCCCCCCTTGGTTGGCGTAATAATTCCCGCTGGCATCTGCCACGCCAGAGAATGTCGCCGTGACTTTTGACGTTCCTACCGGACAATTAGTGAGACTCAAGGTAACCGGATGCCATGGTGAAGAAGCGCCTTGTGTCACTAAATTAAAGGTATACAGATCTCCCAGATCCACCGTCGCCTGAGTCGTAGATACGGTACAGGGAGTTGCCACCACTCTTCCGTTGATGGTAATAGTGACATCTGCCGCAGTGACTATCGGCACCGGAGCTATCAATAACAGTCCAGCAATCAAGCCAGTATTTATTATGTTCATATTCCCTCTCTCCGGTTACTGAAATTCCAGGGTAAAGTTTGCAGTAGCTCGGACCTGCCCGGCGGTGACGGGAACTTGGGTTGCCATCAAACGCGCATAGAAATACAGCGTGTTAGACTGCCCGCCGGTAATTGTGGACCAATTCAGCTCGCTGGATACTGCATTCAGAGCAATGGCATTTCTATTGCTATCCAGGATCTGGATCCCCATTCCCGCGGCGGCACCGCTGCCGCTATCAATTTTCAGCAAGGTTCTATTGTCATCATCTGCCAACCCTGTGAAACCGACTTTGATCCCTGTTGCCAGGCTTGCACACCGGTCAAACACGATATTGAATGGCACCATCGGCGTCGTCGTCCCCACCTGATTAAACTGCTTTGCCGCATTCCCCATCAGTCTCACCACAAACTCCTGCGAACCCGGTGCCACAGTACAGGCATTGTCTTTAACGTTGCCGGTAATCGTGATAGTGCTGTCTGCTGCGAACGCTGTCCTGGCGGAGATAAGTGACAGCAAACACAGCATAAAAAGTTGTTTTTTCATTGATTGTCTCTCCTGCCTGGCGTCACCGGCATATAGCCGTCGTATGGCTGAGTGCCTGCTGCTGGCTTTCAGGAGGCAGTTGATAGGCCGCTGTACACTGCTGCGCAGCACCTTCACCCCACTTGGCTTTTAGCTCGCCACTAAGCTGTAGCCCAGTCAGATAAACCTGTCCTCCATCGGCAACAATGCTGCCTGAACGACCATTATCGAAAGACACCACCGTCCCGAAAGGCAGTGGTTTTCCGTTATAGGTCAGCGTCATCAAGACCTTAAGCCCGATGCTGGTTTTAAAGTCAGCCCGTACCACTGCACCATGCGTCGGTACTACGCTTACCACGGTGTCATTCAAATCAACGTTGTCTGCCAGCGTGTTGGTGTTCAATGCAATACGGTTTTCCCGATAATCCATGGCAAAAGGCAGTACGGCATATCCCCGCCAGTCGGTACGGATCCCGGTCTGGTTTTCTACTAACACATTGTTTGCCCCTGGCGCTTTAACCAGGACCAGGGTGTCGTTCAACGGTTGACTCAACGTAATACCATCTTCATGAGCCAGCACGCC
Coding sequences within it:
- a CDS encoding fimbrial protein, coding for MNIINTGLIAGLLLIAPVPIVTAADVTITINGRVVATPCTVSTTQATVDLGDLYTFNLVTQGASSPWHPVTLSLTNCPVGTSKVTATFSGVADASGNYYANQGGAGNIFLQLTDSDGVNLPNGSSKIISVNDLSQSVSFVLQVRAITPSGNVTQGSIQSLINVTYTYS
- a CDS encoding fimbrial protein — encoded protein: MKKQLFMLCLLSLISARTAFAADSTITITGNVKDNACTVAPGSQEFVVRLMGNAAKQFNQVGTTTPMVPFNIVFDRCASLATGIKVGFTGLADDDNRTLLKIDSGSGAAAGMGIQILDSNRNAIALNAVSSELNWSTITGGQSNTLYFYARLMATQVPVTAGQVRATANFTLEFQ